The genomic interval GAAATTGAGTGACCACCAAAATTTAGATGTAGGTCCTCATCCGCACATTGGTTTGTCTACTCTGACTTACTTATTCGAAGGAGCAATTATGCACCGTGACAGTGTTGGATCTGTAGTTGAAATTCAACCTGGAGCAGTCAATTGGATGACAGCAGGAAAAGGAGTTGTACATTCAGAAAGAACACCAGATTATTTGAGGCAATCGGAAAAGTATCTCCATGGATTGCAAATTTGGGTTGCTTTGCCTAAGGAACTGGAAGAAATGGAGCCTTCATTTACACATATTGAAGCCAGTGAAATTCCATCCTGGGAAGAAAATGGAGTTGGTTTCAAATTAATTGCTGGTGAAGCCTTCGGAAGAAAATCGGCAGTTCCTGTTTATAGCCCTCTTTATTTCCTTGAAATTAAAACAAAAGAAGCCGCTAAAATTGCCATTGGAGAAGAGCTTTTTGGAGAAAGTGCGTTATATATTTTAGAAGGAAGTATTCGGGATGGAGCTGAAAACTATGGGCCAAAGCAAATCTTGATTGCAAAAAATAGTGAGTTATGCACTTTCGACATGGCTGAGAACACAACTGTTTATATCTTTGGTGGAGAAGCATTTCCAGAAGAGCGGTTTATATTCTGGAACTTTGTTTCCTCTCGAAAAGAACGCATTGAAGAGGCTAAAGCCGCATGGATTAATCAAACTTTTCCAAAAATTGAAGGCGAAAGTGAATTTGTACCATTGCCAGAACCGAGAGGTTAAACCAAGGTTCAAATAGTTTCAAAAGTTGAAAAAGTTCCATTTAATGGATTAATTAAAACATTCTATTTGAACATTTGAACATTTGAACATTTGAACATTTGAACATTTTAAATAAAAAAATGATAGAAGTAAAACAATTTGACCGTGAATCAAAAGGATTCTTTAAAGCAACAGAAGAGGAAGTAGAAGCAGGAAGAATGACTTATTCCTGGGTGAATAATGACCGGATTATCATAGATCACACAGAAGTAAATCCAGCATTCAGAGGTAAAAGTGTTGGGAATTTAATGGTACAAGCAGCTGTGGAATTTGCACGAAAAGCAGGAATCAAAATCATCCCATTATGTCCGTTTGCAAAAAGTGTTTTTGATAAAACACCAGACTATCATGATGTACTATAACTGAAAGTTCAATAGGTTCAATTGTTTAAAAGATTCAAACTTTGAACTCTTTGAACTCTTTGAACTCTTTGAACTTGAAAAAACTATTTCTTCACAAATTGTGTCAAGATGTATATGGATTGTCCATCGACTTTTCCTTCAATAAGGGTTGGGTCATCATGAACAAGTTTGATATTTCTAACTGCTGTTCCACGCTTTGCAGTAATCGTAGAGCCTTTTACATCCAATTCTTTGATTAAAACGACAGTATCTCCTGCTTTTAAGACCACTCCATTGGAGTCAATGTGCTTGATTGCATCTTCGTCTTCCATTCCAGCTTTTGCCCAAGTAAGTTCAGCTTCGTCCAAGTAAATCATTTCGAGTAAATCATTCGGCCAACCTTCCCCTTTCAATTGATCTAACATGCGGTATGCAACCACCTTTACCGCAGAAACCTCACTCCACATTGAATCATTCAAACATCTCCAATCATTAGCGGAAACTTCTACAGATCCTTCCAATTGATTTTTCAAGTTTTGAGAAATTAGAATAAAATCGTCCGCTGAGTTTCCTTCTGAAGGTTGTACTTGGTAGATTTGTAAATCTTCTGTTGCCCCACTCAATTCGCAGACATTTCCACTTCGGCTAATTACTTGTTTTTCGAAATTCATACCGCAAAGTTAATCGAATCCTTTTGAGAATGTAGCTCAATCTACTTATTGGAGCAAAAAAAAACCTCCATCATTTCTGACAGAGGTTTCTATACAATGTTAAAGCTTATATTTAATCAAAAGCTGTGCTTTCTCTTATTGAATTACTACACGAACTACTTTTTCAGCTGTATCGCTTGATAATTTAAAGAAATAAATACCGCTTTCAACTTGACTTAAATTAACAGTGCTTGTTCCTGCTGCAATGGAGTTCATTCCATTTTCAATAACTCGACCATTAACATCAGTAATTACCAAATTCAAAGTTCCTTCCGTAAAAGTAGACTCAATGAATACTAAACCTGTAGAAGGATTTGGATATAAATTCACCGATTCTAAAGCCATTTCATCTACTGACAACCAGTTACACGATGCAATTACTGAAACAACAACACCAGCTGTATCATTTGGACAAACGTTATTTCCAGTAATATAATCGTAATTATATTGTCCAGGGAAGTTTGCGCTCATAATTTGACCAGAAGCAATCGCTTGATTTTGTGGGTCGTACCAAGTACCTCCCATATCAACATTACCTGATAAACCAGCAAGTAAGTTCAATGGTTGATTTTTACAAACTGTAAGAATACCATCCTCACCTGCGTTTGAAGGAGGATAGATAGTCACCATTACTGATGCTGTATCTACTAAACATCCGTAAGTAATGTAATCTACACTTACAGTTCCTGCTGGAACAAATTGCGGATTAAACATCGTATCATTCACAATCGTTGAAGGGTTTTGAGAGAATGTCCAATTACCCAATGGATCATTAATTGTAGCATTATCATTTAAATCAACCAATCCTTCAATTTGACAAGCGTTAATAGCTAAGCCAGTTCCAGCTGTTGCAGCGCGTTCAACTAAACTAAAATCATCAAACGTTAAATCATCAGGAGTAAAGCTAGAGGATACATAAATTCCAAAAGAATAAACCCCGCTAACTGTTGGTGTAAAACAATAATATGATCTTCTATAATCTGCTGTTACATTTACAGATGGTGTAACAAACTCAGCACCAAGAGATATTGCTCCTGTAGAACTTTGAGTTTCATTTACAAAAACTTCTCCATTCCAACCTGGAGAATCATCCCCTGCCCACATAAAAGAGAATTCGTATTTTTTTCCTGCAGTTAATTGAAACTCTGGAGTCCAGATATGGTC from Fluviicola taffensis DSM 16823 carries:
- a CDS encoding pirin family protein; the protein is MSNIQLIIEERAADIGNFLVGRLLPFRQKRAVGPFVFIDHMGPAKLSDHQNLDVGPHPHIGLSTLTYLFEGAIMHRDSVGSVVEIQPGAVNWMTAGKGVVHSERTPDYLRQSEKYLHGLQIWVALPKELEEMEPSFTHIEASEIPSWEENGVGFKLIAGEAFGRKSAVPVYSPLYFLEIKTKEAAKIAIGEELFGESALYILEGSIRDGAENYGPKQILIAKNSELCTFDMAENTTVYIFGGEAFPEERFIFWNFVSSRKERIEEAKAAWINQTFPKIEGESEFVPLPEPRG
- a CDS encoding GNAT family N-acetyltransferase is translated as MIEVKQFDRESKGFFKATEEEVEAGRMTYSWVNNDRIIIDHTEVNPAFRGKSVGNLMVQAAVEFARKAGIKIIPLCPFAKSVFDKTPDYHDVL
- a CDS encoding PhnA domain-containing protein — protein: MNFEKQVISRSGNVCELSGATEDLQIYQVQPSEGNSADDFILISQNLKNQLEGSVEVSANDWRCLNDSMWSEVSAVKVVAYRMLDQLKGEGWPNDLLEMIYLDEAELTWAKAGMEDEDAIKHIDSNGVVLKAGDTVVLIKELDVKGSTITAKRGTAVRNIKLVHDDPTLIEGKVDGQSIYILTQFVKK